AAACATAATTTACTTTTTAGTGTCTTAGACAGTAGAACTAAGAGAAGAACCATAGTTTGAAAAATACTTGAGTTTATATGACCCCAACTAAGTTAAATTGATTTAGTGTCCATTCTGATTGTTTGCAATTAATAGTTCAATAAGAcacagaaatcttttaaaatctaccaGAAATGTCCAAGTTTCATGATTCTTTGTATATCCAGTCTAAgagttaatattaataaaaaacattttggtCCACTTTGTGTACCTGGTGTTAGGCATTGTGTAAGATgagtttgtgctttttctttggTATTTAATAGTTTATTGAATATTAAGTAGGGAAAAAACATTTGGGCATTAGATCTGGAGGAAAAAGAGTGGATGACAGATTATAATTTATCAAATACAAATTTCAAAAGTAGACTTATCCATTCTCTCTAATGCAAGACATAGCGTCTTACTAAgctatctatttttactttttgtttttgaggaagactagccctgagctaacatgcatcaccaatcttcctcttttgctgaggaagattggctctcagctaacatctgcccatcttcctctattctatatgtgggacgcctgccaaagcatgACTCCACAAGcagagtgtaggtctgcacccaggatccgaaccggaaaACCCCGGGCGgcccaagtggagcacgtgaacttaaccactatgcaacccgACCAGCCCCTAAgctatctatttttaaatttttttttgagttgtTGTGTGTGGTTAAAGTGATAAAGATGTTATTGTCATTTTGGGTTAACAGTATTGAAAAAATGACAATTATATGattaacaaaaaagacaaaagtactttTTTGCATAAAGAGTTTTATTAGCAGACACTGCAATAACTGAAGGAATATTTTCTTAGACAACAAATGAAAAATCTAAACACTAATAATGATTTCTCATATTCTAATAATTAGCGCAGTTGACAGAGGCATCAGTGAGTGTGTCATTGAGAACACACATGAACATCTATATGAAATGCATCATTAGCTTCATCTCAGCATTGTCTGGCGAGTTCTTTTCTGGTACAACCCCAGTAGCAACACTTATGACTCAGTTGAATCATTCTCTTTTTACGAGAATGTTTATCTAAGCCTAGGTTCTTTAATTCTGAAAGACTGTCATCTTCTACTTCACTTTGTGTCTTCAGAATGGTTTCCTCAAATTCTTCCAAGTTAAGATTTGAATCCTTTAATGCAGGTTGTTGTAGCAGCTCCCTCCATGATGGCTGCCTCTCAGACAGTGTTGCTTTCTGCTCTTTTGGCAAATTAGAATTGAGTCCCAACTTCGTATTTAAAGCTTCTGCATCTTTGCTGATGGAGGATGACAcagtttctaaatttaaaaaaaagggagaggagaaaaaaatattcatgtcAAAGAACGtcaggaaaattataaaattttgcaTAGACAAAAAGGAAAGCATTGTCTCAagtaaattaaacattaaaacagaATCAGTAAGTATCCTGGTATCTAAACAACTTAGCTTCTTATCGTCGGACAGCTTAAAGTTCTACAACATTACCAAGGTTCAGCTTTACTCCACTTGACCCTCTGTCGTCTCTCATGTCCCCTTCATGCTTTCCTCATAGCACTTTTGACTCAAAAAACTTCCAGTCATGTAAACTCTCTTCTAACCTTAATTATCCTGATTACACAATTTTGAGAGTTTTAGCACCAAAACAAATTAGAAACACAGATGAAGTTTAAATTAGAGTGTAAACCTGGATCAGTTCTTGCTGTTCTTCCTCATGGAGAGCAAGACTGTCCTTCTCAGCTTAGTGTTAAGGCAGTACTCTTGAAATAGTGGAAACAATGTGGCCAAGAGATATAAATCACAGCATGGAGGGTAGATTCCTGGGTAACCAGCGATGCCTACTGATCAGAGAAAACCATGCCCCTCATCCAGGCAGGAATGGTCCGGGGCTGGTCCACCTCCTATGAATTCTGTAGCAAGAGTCTCAGTTGCTCTCCTTTCAGCCAAAAAGAAATTTGAACAGCTGGAGTTTTCAGTGGAAAGAAAACGTACTTCAGCATTTCATCTTTCCTCCTAGTGCTCTCTCTCCTTCAAGTTCTAAACTGGCACCGACACATGagaatttatatcattttttagTAGTCAGAAGTTTTGGCATTTTCCTTCAGGAAGACATCCTAAGTTTAATTCAACCTACTCACCTCCAAAAAAACCCTCTCCTTGCTCTAACTTAAACTTTCTCTAGTTGGGACCTTACTGAATGCAGAGAAAGGCTGATAGTAACTTTCCAAATACTTAAAGGCAGTTGACCAATCAGGCAAAACAATTGTAGTTTCTATGATGTTTATTCATAGGCTGTGTTTTGGGgcagtcttttttttgtttttataatttataaacttttattctgaaatacttttaaagttacagaaaattcacaaaaatatgacagagttcccatatatctctttttttaaaattgtggtaagaacatttaacatgagatctacccttttAACAGAATTTTAAGTGTGCAACACAGCACTGTTATCTATAGGTCCAATGTTATTACATCAGATTTCTAGAACcaattcatcttgcataactgaaatctTATACATGTTGCTCTGCAGCTTCCCATTTCCCTCTCttcccagaccctggcaaccaccattctattctttgcttctgtgagtttgactattttggaTCCTTGTAAGTGgagtcatgcagtatttgtccttctgtggcaGGTCTTTTTCCCATAGCAtcatgtcctccaggttcatccgtgttgttgtaTATTGCAGgatttcccccttttctttttcaggctgaataacattcccttgtaaatatttatacgacagtttctttcttcattcatctgcggatggacatttaagttgtttccacatcttggctattgtgaatagtgctacaagGAACATGGGAGTGGTAAtctctcttcaagatcctgctttcagttcttttggctaaatacccagaagtgggagattgctggatcataaggtaattagagtttttttgttttgtttttttttgaggaagctccacactgtttttcatagtggctgccccattttcctttcccaccaacagtatataagggttct
The window above is part of the Equus caballus isolate H_3958 breed thoroughbred chromosome 23, TB-T2T, whole genome shotgun sequence genome. Proteins encoded here:
- the RLN gene encoding prorelaxin precursor (The RefSeq protein has 1 substitution compared to this genomic sequence), whose protein sequence is MRRLFLSHVLGAWLLLSQLPRELSGQKPDDVIKACGRELARLRIEICGSLSWKKTVLRLEEPGLEAGQPVEIVSSSISKDAEALNTKLGLNSNLPKEQKATLSERQPSWRELLQQPALKDSNLNLEEFEETILKTQSEVEDDSLSELKNLGLDKHSRKKRMIQLSHKCCYWGCTRKELARQC
- the RLN gene encoding prorelaxin isoform X1: MLSECRPSRTARLRPSLAARAQPRVLLVPSTAFCAELAFLVRVSPGSSAEGGKAAGTANGRTRKALGALHLLAPRVKGWGEGGSHRRETVSSSISKDAEALNTKLGLNSNLPKEQKATLSERQPSWRELLQQPALKDSNLNLEEFEETILKTQSEVEDDSLSELKNLGLDKHSRKKRMIQLSHKCCYWGCTRKELARQC